A genomic window from Bacillus sp. BGMRC 2118 includes:
- a CDS encoding phosphoglycerate dehydrogenase, whose protein sequence is MFHIRTYNSIAESGLQVLRNEHYQINHSDTPEGIMLRSYPLKTIEIPSSVIAVSRAGVGVNNIPLQELSQQGIVVFNTPGANANAVKELVLMSLIATSRDIFRAVNWTTQLQGRDIEQTVESGKKGFVGSEISGKRLGVIGVGSIGALVANDALSLGMDVIAFDPFISVNTAWKLSRDVKRAHNIEEIFQTSDYITLHVPYTDETKEMIHEKSFSRMKNGVKLLNFSRGELVNEQDLEVAIQQGKVAAYMTDFPNKRVLALQNVVAIPHLGASTTESEENCSYMAAKQLVQFLQTGNIQHSVNLPDVHLPYSGVNHRITVFHQNIPNMVGQITSILARFSINIADMLNRSKGDWAYSLMDLDHDVDNIEQVIQELVNVEGVRRVRII, encoded by the coding sequence ATGTTTCATATTAGGACCTATAACTCTATTGCTGAAAGTGGACTCCAAGTATTAAGAAATGAACATTATCAAATCAATCATTCAGACACTCCAGAAGGTATCATGCTTCGTAGTTATCCATTGAAGACAATAGAAATTCCGTCGTCTGTTATTGCTGTTTCACGAGCAGGAGTGGGAGTGAACAACATACCTCTTCAAGAACTTTCGCAACAAGGGATCGTCGTGTTTAATACACCCGGAGCAAATGCAAACGCAGTTAAGGAATTAGTTCTTATGAGTTTAATCGCTACTTCAAGAGACATATTCCGAGCTGTAAATTGGACGACACAATTACAGGGTAGAGACATTGAACAAACTGTAGAAAGTGGGAAGAAGGGGTTTGTCGGTTCTGAAATTTCCGGAAAAAGACTGGGGGTAATAGGTGTTGGCTCTATTGGTGCACTAGTTGCCAATGATGCCTTATCGCTCGGAATGGATGTCATTGCCTTTGATCCTTTTATTTCTGTCAATACAGCATGGAAGCTCTCACGTGATGTGAAGCGTGCCCACAATATAGAAGAAATTTTCCAAACGTCTGATTATATTACCTTGCATGTCCCTTATACAGATGAGACTAAGGAAATGATTCATGAAAAATCTTTTTCACGTATGAAGAATGGTGTGAAGTTGCTTAACTTTTCAAGAGGAGAACTTGTGAATGAACAGGACCTAGAAGTTGCAATTCAACAGGGGAAAGTCGCAGCCTATATGACAGATTTCCCAAATAAAAGAGTTTTAGCTTTGCAAAATGTTGTAGCCATTCCACATTTAGGTGCATCAACAACAGAGTCTGAGGAAAATTGTTCATATATGGCAGCGAAACAGCTGGTCCAATTTCTACAAACAGGTAACATACAACACTCTGTCAACTTGCCAGATGTGCACTTACCATATTCGGGTGTAAACCACAGAATAACCGTATTTCATCAAAATATACCAAATATGGTTGGTCAAATCACTTCAATTCTTGCGCGTTTTTCAATCAATATCGCAGACATGTTGAACCGAAGTAAAGGAGATTGGGCGTATTCACTTATGGATTTGGATCATGATGTTGATAATATAGAACAGGTAATACAGGAACTAGTCAATGTTGAAGGTGTACGACGAGTTCGAATTATTTAA
- a CDS encoding DUF1015 domain-containing protein, producing the protein MVSIHPFQAYRPTRELVKQTASLPYDVVSREEAKTIVQHNPYSFLRIDKAEIELDDSLSPYDDRVYEKAKENIETMIRNGTLIQDEKKCFYIYQLHRLHHTQTGLVCCSTVQDYNENMIKKHELTRFEKEQDRTRHINVTNAQVGPIFMTYQDTMGVHTILQKWMSSHEAIYSFIAHDEVIHRVWKIDDPDTISLLQKKCGDITSVYIADGHHRTEAAVKVAEERKNQNPNHTGKEPYNYFLSVLFPHNQVEILDYNRIVMTLNGLSVNRFITLLAERFQIREVGFRSYRPTEKHSFGMYIERKWYKLTVKEKDLNAKDPVKLLDAAILQEKLLQDILGIEDIRTDHRIEFIGGIRGLSALEHAVNSGRAKVAFSLFPTSIEDLMTVSDRGVIMPPKSTWFEPKLRTGIFVHMLTQ; encoded by the coding sequence ATGGTTTCTATACATCCGTTTCAAGCATATCGACCAACACGTGAATTGGTAAAACAAACTGCTTCTTTACCTTATGATGTCGTTTCCCGCGAAGAAGCAAAGACGATAGTTCAACATAATCCTTACTCATTTTTGCGTATTGATAAGGCAGAGATAGAATTGGATGATTCGTTATCACCTTATGATGATCGCGTTTATGAAAAGGCGAAAGAAAATATTGAAACGATGATTCGTAATGGTACGCTTATTCAAGATGAGAAGAAGTGTTTCTATATTTATCAATTACACCGGTTACACCATACACAAACGGGACTCGTTTGCTGTAGCACAGTACAAGATTATAATGAAAATATGATTAAGAAGCATGAATTGACGCGTTTTGAGAAAGAGCAGGATCGAACTCGTCATATCAATGTGACGAATGCTCAAGTTGGTCCCATTTTTATGACATACCAGGATACAATGGGTGTTCATACAATTTTGCAAAAATGGATGTCCAGCCATGAAGCAATTTATTCGTTTATTGCTCATGATGAAGTTATACACCGAGTATGGAAAATTGATGACCCGGATACAATTTCATTATTACAGAAAAAATGTGGTGACATAACATCGGTTTACATTGCGGATGGTCACCACCGTACCGAAGCTGCTGTAAAAGTAGCAGAAGAGAGAAAAAACCAAAACCCTAATCATACCGGTAAAGAGCCATACAATTATTTCTTATCTGTATTATTTCCACATAACCAAGTAGAGATTCTCGATTACAACCGAATTGTTATGACATTAAATGGGCTCTCGGTAAATCGTTTTATCACACTGTTAGCAGAGAGATTTCAAATTAGAGAAGTGGGCTTTCGCTCATATCGGCCAACTGAAAAGCATTCCTTTGGGATGTATATCGAGAGAAAATGGTATAAATTAACGGTGAAGGAAAAGGATCTAAACGCTAAAGATCCGGTAAAATTGTTAGATGCAGCGATCTTACAAGAAAAACTTTTGCAAGACATACTTGGAATAGAAGACATACGCACAGATCATCGAATTGAATTTATAGGTGGAATCCGAGGTCTTAGTGCGTTGGAGCATGCTGTTAATTCAGGAAGAGCAAAAGTCGCTTTCTCATTGTTCCCAACTTCAATTGAGGATCTTATGACTGTATCGGATAGAGGAGTAATCATGCCTCCTAAATCCACATGGTTTGAACCAAAGCTTCGTACCGGCATATTTGTTCATATGCTTACACAATAA
- a CDS encoding DUF1540 domain-containing protein, which yields MPKVEVSCSISNCSFYGHGNVCTAEKIMVEHDNHARYDTEFSSELDEKNHTDQVETSKETCCKTFKPVK from the coding sequence TTGCCTAAAGTAGAAGTCTCTTGCTCGATTTCAAACTGTTCATTTTATGGTCACGGTAATGTATGTACTGCCGAAAAAATTATGGTAGAACATGACAACCATGCACGATATGATACCGAATTTTCATCTGAATTAGATGAAAAAAATCATACTGACCAAGTGGAAACTTCGAAGGAAACATGTTGTAAAACGTTTAAACCTGTAAAGTAA
- the fumC gene encoding class II fumarate hydratase produces the protein MKYRIEKDTMGEIKVPLEKLWGAQTQRSKENFNIGIEKMPNEVIRAFAILKRSAAIVNEKLEKLNTVKSKAIVLACDEIVKGTLDDNFPLVVWQTGSGTQSNMNVNEVIAHWGNKWLYKNGESEKIHPNDDVNMSQSSNDTFPTAMHIAGVMEVHSSLLPAINILHTTLKEKEKEFEDVVKIGRTHLQDATPLTLGQEISGWVHMIERSKEMILQSTEKMLALAIGGTAVGTGINAHPKFGELVAAEIAEYTNQPYHSSANKFHALTSHDEMVYAHGALKALAADLMKIANDVRWLASGPRCGIGELFIPENEPGSSIMPGKVNPTQSEAVTMVAAQVMGNDATIGFAASQGNFELNVFKPVIIYNFLQSVRLLSDSVMSFNDNCAVGIEANLEMIRRYVEDSLMLVTALNPHIGYENAAAIAKYAHKHQLTLKESATSLGLLSEKQFDQYVKPEEMIRPK, from the coding sequence ATGAAGTATCGTATAGAGAAAGATACTATGGGTGAGATTAAGGTTCCTCTTGAGAAGCTCTGGGGTGCTCAAACGCAGCGAAGTAAGGAGAACTTTAACATTGGTATTGAGAAAATGCCGAATGAAGTAATTCGCGCATTTGCCATATTAAAAAGAAGTGCCGCCATTGTGAATGAGAAGCTGGAAAAATTAAACACAGTTAAATCAAAAGCAATCGTACTCGCTTGTGATGAAATAGTAAAAGGTACATTAGATGACAACTTTCCATTAGTTGTCTGGCAAACTGGCAGTGGTACGCAAAGTAATATGAATGTGAATGAAGTTATTGCACATTGGGGGAATAAGTGGCTATACAAAAATGGTGAAAGTGAAAAGATACATCCAAATGATGATGTGAATATGAGTCAAAGTTCCAATGACACCTTCCCTACTGCTATGCATATTGCTGGAGTAATGGAAGTTCATTCCTCCCTCCTTCCTGCTATCAATATTCTACATACGACTCTTAAGGAGAAAGAGAAGGAATTCGAAGATGTTGTGAAAATTGGCCGAACACATCTCCAAGATGCGACTCCACTTACTTTAGGACAAGAGATTAGTGGATGGGTGCATATGATAGAACGATCCAAAGAAATGATTCTACAATCCACGGAAAAAATGTTGGCACTTGCTATTGGTGGAACAGCTGTAGGAACCGGCATCAATGCACACCCAAAGTTTGGGGAACTAGTTGCAGCAGAAATTGCTGAATATACAAATCAGCCCTACCATTCTTCAGCAAACAAGTTTCATGCGTTAACGAGTCATGATGAAATGGTATATGCTCATGGTGCCTTAAAAGCGCTTGCTGCTGATTTGATGAAAATAGCAAATGATGTTCGTTGGTTGGCGAGCGGCCCTAGGTGTGGAATTGGGGAACTATTTATACCAGAAAATGAGCCGGGAAGTTCGATCATGCCTGGTAAAGTAAATCCAACTCAAAGTGAAGCGGTGACAATGGTTGCTGCTCAAGTAATGGGGAACGATGCGACAATTGGGTTTGCGGCAAGTCAAGGAAACTTTGAATTGAATGTGTTTAAGCCTGTTATCATCTATAACTTTCTTCAATCAGTAAGGTTACTCTCCGACTCCGTTATGTCCTTTAATGATAACTGCGCAGTAGGAATTGAAGCTAATTTAGAGATGATTCGACGATATGTAGAGGATTCCCTTATGCTTGTTACAGCATTGAATCCACATATCGGATATGAAAATGCTGCAGCAATTGCTAAGTATGCCCACAAGCATCAACTTACATTAAAAGAGTCGGCCACATCGCTAGGATTATTATCGGAAAAACAATTTGATCAATATGTGAAACCTGAGGAAATGATTCGCCCGAAATAA
- a CDS encoding iron-sulfur cluster assembly accessory protein, which translates to MKVKINRNAAKFLKSELEKEHAEGKMFRVFVTEMHGNHAHYDLMLDTQNEHDIIVKTDKEIDILLDSREEFLDGVWIQYFHFPQEELIITNPSKGYPTHNH; encoded by the coding sequence ATGAAAGTGAAAATTAACCGTAATGCTGCAAAATTCTTAAAAAGCGAGTTAGAAAAGGAACATGCAGAAGGGAAGATGTTCCGCGTATTTGTAACTGAAATGCATGGGAATCACGCTCATTATGACTTGATGCTAGATACACAAAACGAACACGATATAATCGTAAAAACTGATAAAGAAATTGATATCCTGTTAGACAGCAGAGAAGAATTCCTAGACGGAGTCTGGATTCAGTACTTCCACTTCCCACAAGAAGAACTAATCATCACAAATCCATCAAAAGGATATCCAACACATAACCACTAA
- a CDS encoding alpha/beta-type small acid-soluble spore protein: MARNKLLVPGAANVLDQMKQEIASEFGVQLGADTTARANGSVGGEMTKRLVAMAEQQLRGQQGL; the protein is encoded by the coding sequence GTGGCAAGAAACAAACTTTTAGTTCCTGGTGCAGCAAATGTTCTGGATCAAATGAAGCAAGAAATTGCTTCAGAGTTTGGAGTTCAGCTAGGTGCTGATACGACCGCACGAGCTAACGGCTCAGTCGGTGGCGAAATGACAAAACGTCTTGTTGCCATGGCTGAACAACAATTACGCGGTCAGCAAGGTCTATAA
- a CDS encoding winged helix-turn-helix transcriptional regulator, whose amino-acid sequence MERNSHSFLPQHTVEEASKIFKVLADPTRIKLLYLLSQEECSVGHIAEVLELSQSAVSHQLSTLRTLRLVKYRREGNTFLYTYDDDHVISILNQVIHHIEHE is encoded by the coding sequence ATGGAACGAAACAGTCATTCTTTTTTACCTCAACACACAGTGGAAGAGGCGTCAAAAATTTTTAAGGTATTAGCTGATCCAACCCGGATTAAATTATTATATTTATTATCACAGGAAGAGTGCTCGGTCGGTCATATTGCAGAAGTACTAGAGTTGTCGCAGTCTGCTGTATCACACCAGTTAAGCACACTTAGAACCTTAAGGCTAGTGAAGTATAGAAGGGAAGGGAACACATTTTTATATACATATGATGATGACCACGTCATCTCAATTCTCAATCAAGTCATTCATCATATTGAACATGAATAA
- a CDS encoding cation transporter, translated as MGHHHHHGHGHDHHGHHHHFEETREGNKKGLFIAFFITTGIMLLEFFGGLITNSLALLSDSGHMLSDASSLLLSLVAIWFSARPATSNKTYGFYRFEILAALFNGITLFIIAGFIVWEAFGRFFSPPTVASGTMILIASIGLGANLLSAWALMRKGDVKNNVNLRSAYLHILGDALGSVGAIIAGIIMLVADWYLADPIISVIVALLILKSAWGVIRHSIHILMEGTPQTIEIEKVKSTLLQIEGILDVHDLHIWSITSGLDTLTCHVLINDSKNSQEILQQAIDLIREKFHIDHTTIQIETSAIHHHELKV; from the coding sequence ATGGGACATCATCACCATCATGGGCATGGGCATGACCATCACGGACACCATCATCATTTCGAAGAAACAAGAGAAGGCAATAAAAAAGGGCTGTTTATAGCCTTCTTCATCACAACTGGGATTATGTTACTTGAGTTTTTCGGAGGACTTATTACCAATAGCTTAGCTTTACTTTCGGATAGTGGACATATGTTAAGCGATGCCAGCTCTCTACTACTAAGTTTAGTGGCCATCTGGTTTTCCGCAAGACCCGCTACTTCCAATAAAACATACGGATTTTATCGGTTTGAAATATTGGCTGCACTTTTTAACGGGATTACACTTTTCATCATTGCAGGATTTATCGTTTGGGAAGCTTTTGGTCGATTCTTTTCACCACCAACTGTAGCAAGTGGAACTATGATACTGATTGCCTCTATCGGATTAGGAGCCAACCTATTAAGTGCCTGGGCATTGATGAGAAAAGGAGACGTAAAAAATAACGTCAACCTAAGAAGTGCTTATTTGCACATTCTTGGTGATGCATTAGGCTCAGTCGGGGCAATTATTGCAGGCATTATCATGCTAGTAGCGGATTGGTATTTAGCCGATCCTATCATATCAGTCATCGTTGCTTTACTCATTTTAAAGAGCGCATGGGGAGTGATTCGCCATTCTATTCATATATTAATGGAAGGGACACCTCAAACTATTGAAATAGAAAAAGTCAAATCAACATTACTGCAAATTGAAGGTATACTTGATGTTCATGACCTTCATATTTGGAGTATTACTTCCGGATTAGATACACTCACTTGTCACGTATTAATTAATGACTCTAAGAACTCACAAGAGATATTGCAGCAAGCAATAGATCTTATTCGAGAGAAGTTTCATATAGACCACACGACTATCCAAATTGAAACATCAGCTATTCATCATCATGAATTGAAAGTATAA
- a CDS encoding AAA family ATPase, with translation MQPRQFFNSPIGITNKEGPSATFADTNNSATLISNSEKDAAYFRSLEMSGIFLNASQIEAVRHKDGPLLTLAGAGSGKTSVLVCRTGYLMNVYNVDPRQILLVTFSKKAADEMKERISTLPNITPGTARGVQASTFHSFFLTILRSRGYHHEIVSSERQKQIVIKQIMKELGMGDSYQPETILQLISTHKVNMIKDHAWPKETEDARRAYLKYEEWKRRTNKVDFDDILVEAYELLSNNLVLLQTLRNRFQYVMVDEFQDTNLIQYELIKLLTAKSKNLFVVGDDDQTIYTFNGARNEFILNFDKEFESAKTIFLDINYRSTTPIVGLGNEVIKHNRKRKVKVLKATKKSVLLPQYSRPATTDDEAKWVVSDIKEKVASGQYRYADFAVLHRTANNSRAIFEQLIIEKLPFIQFTGNDKLFYEHWTVKPILDHLRLAFNPRDFDAMDGMVNTLYLSREKAMDFIWSEEQKSKKKYPLIHLTTFPGLKSFQVEKIKERIKLIKEVKDIEPQQVIKKLRQLFYDKYLETEGVKQATLHKEDLKETLDELEASAKRFTSIADFLRFIQEMNEQLCVLKSSSNQSESDAIHLMTIHKAKGLEFRTVYLIGASEGILPHITAIEAEKLEVADPKQSIQEKMEMALEEERRLAYVGITRAMEELYILSPSFYRGKKVEVSRFLLEAFGTRNEKGNSNTATVLAWVCTKTHCMGWQRIMTHEEAELNAKECPFCKGTMKKGTKEISSNS, from the coding sequence GTGCAACCAAGACAATTTTTTAATAGCCCTATCGGAATAACAAATAAAGAAGGTCCTTCTGCGACTTTCGCTGACACTAACAATAGTGCAACACTCATTTCAAATTCAGAAAAAGATGCTGCTTATTTCCGTTCGTTGGAAATGTCGGGCATCTTTTTAAATGCTTCCCAAATTGAAGCTGTACGCCATAAGGATGGTCCACTATTAACATTAGCAGGTGCTGGCTCTGGCAAAACATCCGTCCTCGTATGTCGGACAGGCTACCTGATGAACGTCTATAATGTGGACCCTAGGCAAATTCTGCTCGTTACCTTCTCAAAAAAGGCAGCAGATGAAATGAAAGAACGAATTAGTACCCTACCAAATATAACCCCTGGAACGGCAAGGGGCGTACAAGCAAGTACGTTTCACTCGTTCTTCTTAACGATACTCAGAAGCAGAGGTTACCACCATGAAATTGTAAGCAGTGAACGTCAAAAGCAAATTGTCATTAAACAAATCATGAAAGAACTTGGAATGGGAGACAGCTATCAGCCAGAGACAATACTACAGCTTATTTCCACACATAAGGTGAACATGATAAAGGATCATGCTTGGCCAAAGGAAACAGAGGATGCAAGAAGAGCATACTTAAAATACGAAGAGTGGAAGAGAAGAACGAACAAAGTAGATTTTGATGATATCCTCGTAGAGGCATATGAACTGTTATCAAACAACCTTGTCTTACTTCAAACACTACGTAATCGGTTTCAATATGTCATGGTAGATGAGTTTCAAGATACCAATCTTATACAATATGAATTAATTAAGCTCTTAACTGCAAAATCCAAAAACTTATTTGTCGTAGGCGATGACGATCAAACAATCTACACATTTAATGGCGCAAGAAATGAATTCATTCTGAATTTTGACAAGGAGTTCGAATCTGCTAAAACAATTTTCTTAGATATCAATTACCGCTCTACAACACCGATTGTCGGTCTTGGAAACGAAGTGATTAAACACAATCGAAAACGCAAAGTAAAAGTGCTAAAAGCAACGAAGAAAAGTGTTCTATTGCCTCAATATAGCCGCCCGGCTACAACGGATGATGAAGCGAAATGGGTTGTAAGTGACATAAAAGAGAAAGTAGCTTCTGGTCAATATCGTTATGCAGATTTTGCCGTTTTGCATAGAACCGCGAACAATAGTCGTGCCATATTTGAACAACTCATTATTGAAAAATTACCGTTCATTCAATTTACCGGTAATGACAAATTATTCTATGAACACTGGACGGTAAAACCGATCCTCGACCACTTAAGACTGGCATTTAACCCAAGGGACTTTGATGCGATGGATGGAATGGTAAACACACTTTATCTCTCACGTGAAAAGGCTATGGATTTCATTTGGAGCGAAGAACAAAAGTCAAAGAAGAAGTACCCGCTCATCCATTTAACTACCTTTCCGGGTTTAAAAAGCTTCCAAGTTGAAAAAATAAAAGAACGCATTAAACTTATAAAAGAAGTAAAGGATATAGAGCCGCAACAAGTGATCAAAAAATTACGTCAATTATTTTATGATAAATACTTAGAAACAGAAGGAGTAAAACAGGCAACACTTCATAAGGAAGATTTGAAGGAGACATTAGACGAACTGGAAGCTTCCGCAAAGCGCTTTACGTCGATAGCTGACTTTCTCCGATTTATTCAAGAAATGAATGAACAACTGTGCGTATTAAAAAGTTCAAGTAACCAGTCAGAAAGTGATGCCATCCACTTAATGACGATTCATAAAGCGAAAGGTCTAGAGTTTCGCACAGTATACTTAATTGGTGCTTCTGAGGGAATCTTGCCACACATTACAGCCATTGAAGCGGAAAAACTAGAAGTTGCTGATCCTAAGCAATCCATACAAGAGAAGATGGAAATGGCTTTAGAAGAGGAACGCCGATTAGCATATGTAGGAATTACGCGAGCGATGGAAGAACTGTATATACTATCCCCCTCATTTTACAGAGGGAAAAAGGTAGAAGTTTCACGCTTCCTATTAGAAGCATTTGGCACGAGAAACGAAAAGGGAAACAGCAATACAGCAACAGTTTTAGCATGGGTATGCACAAAGACACACTGCATGGGCTGGCAAAGAATTATGACACATGAAGAAGCAGAGCTAAATGCAAAAGAATGTCCATTTTGCAAGGGGACAATGAAAAAGGGAACAAAAGAGATAAGTAGTAATAGTTGA
- a CDS encoding DNA topoisomerase III has translation MSKKLVLAEKPSVGRDLARVLGCSKKGNGFFEGNGYVVTWALGHLVTLADPEMYDDKYKSWKIEDLPMMPSPLKLTVIKQTGKQFQTVKSQMNRNDITEIIIATDAGREGELVARWIIEKARIQKPLKRLWISSVTDRAIKEGFAKLRNGKEYENLYASAVARSEADWYVGMNATRALTTKHNAQLSCGRVQTPTLGMIAKREEEIKQFKPKPFFGISVKSDNLSLIWQDAKSKDNRSFDQQKIEEILTRLKGKNGQIKHVQKQAKKNYSPGLYDLTELQRDGHKMYGYSAKETLSIMQKLYEQHKIVTYPRTDSRYLSTDMVETLKDRLEAVAIPGYAPLARKAMKTMKPNKSFIDNSKVSDHHAIIPTEQRADMRALSDKERKIYDLIVKRFLAVMFPPFEYEQTTITASIDKETFTAKGKTILSSGWKEVYGTYTDEDEDEDDSTDQLLPSVSEGEEVKIVSITKTSGETKPPKRFNEATLLTAMENPSKFMAGESKDLIQTIGRTGGLGTVATRADIIEKLFNSFLIEQKGKEIFITNKGKQLLELVPEDLKSPALTAEWELKLEAIAKGSLTKHAFIGEIKSYTKEAVAEIKNSQTRFKHDNMTGTKCPDCGKLMLEVNGKKGKMLVCQDRECGHRKNISKVTNARCPNCHKKLELRGQGEGQIFVCKCGHREKLSTFQERRKKNANGKVSKREVQNYIKKQNEEPVNTALADAFAKLNLKK, from the coding sequence ATGAGTAAAAAATTAGTATTAGCTGAAAAGCCTTCAGTTGGACGAGACCTGGCAAGAGTGCTAGGTTGTTCAAAGAAGGGAAATGGATTTTTCGAAGGAAATGGTTATGTCGTCACATGGGCGCTCGGTCATTTAGTTACCTTAGCGGATCCAGAGATGTATGATGATAAATATAAATCATGGAAGATAGAAGACTTACCGATGATGCCTTCGCCGTTAAAATTAACCGTCATTAAACAGACAGGTAAACAATTTCAAACGGTAAAATCACAAATGAATCGTAATGACATCACTGAAATTATTATTGCAACTGATGCTGGTCGGGAAGGGGAACTAGTAGCGCGTTGGATCATTGAAAAAGCCCGTATCCAAAAACCACTAAAACGCTTATGGATTTCCTCTGTAACAGACCGTGCCATAAAGGAAGGCTTCGCTAAATTGCGAAATGGAAAAGAATATGAGAATTTATATGCCTCAGCTGTTGCCCGTTCAGAAGCAGACTGGTATGTAGGGATGAATGCGACGCGCGCCCTAACAACAAAGCATAATGCCCAGCTCTCATGTGGACGTGTACAAACACCTACGCTTGGGATGATTGCCAAGCGTGAAGAAGAAATTAAACAGTTTAAACCAAAGCCGTTTTTCGGAATTAGCGTAAAGTCTGATAATCTCTCATTAATATGGCAAGATGCAAAATCAAAAGACAACAGGTCATTTGATCAACAGAAGATAGAAGAGATCCTCACTCGCTTAAAAGGTAAAAACGGACAAATTAAGCACGTCCAAAAGCAAGCCAAAAAGAACTATTCGCCGGGTCTATATGACTTAACTGAACTACAACGTGACGGTCATAAAATGTATGGATACTCAGCGAAAGAAACACTATCTATCATGCAAAAGTTGTATGAACAGCATAAAATTGTAACATATCCAAGAACAGATTCCAGATATCTTTCAACAGACATGGTAGAAACGTTAAAAGACCGATTAGAAGCTGTTGCCATACCAGGATATGCACCACTTGCACGAAAAGCAATGAAAACCATGAAACCAAACAAATCATTTATAGACAATAGTAAAGTCTCAGATCACCATGCGATCATTCCAACAGAACAACGAGCAGATATGAGGGCGTTATCTGATAAAGAACGGAAAATATATGACCTGATTGTCAAACGATTCCTAGCGGTTATGTTTCCACCCTTTGAATACGAACAAACGACAATTACAGCGTCTATCGATAAAGAAACATTCACTGCAAAAGGGAAGACAATATTATCAAGTGGATGGAAAGAAGTTTACGGTACGTATACAGATGAAGATGAAGATGAGGATGACTCAACTGATCAACTACTTCCTTCTGTATCTGAAGGGGAAGAAGTAAAGATCGTTTCCATAACGAAGACGAGCGGGGAAACAAAGCCACCAAAACGTTTTAACGAAGCAACACTTTTAACCGCCATGGAAAACCCGTCTAAGTTTATGGCAGGTGAAAGTAAAGATTTAATCCAAACGATTGGCCGGACTGGTGGACTTGGTACGGTTGCCACTCGTGCAGATATCATCGAAAAACTATTCAACAGCTTCCTTATTGAGCAAAAAGGGAAAGAAATCTTCATCACAAACAAAGGGAAGCAACTGCTTGAACTAGTACCTGAAGACTTAAAATCACCTGCTTTAACAGCAGAATGGGAACTAAAACTAGAAGCCATTGCAAAAGGCAGCTTAACGAAACATGCGTTTATTGGGGAAATCAAATCGTACACGAAAGAAGCGGTAGCTGAAATTAAAAATAGTCAAACACGTTTCAAACATGATAACATGACGGGTACAAAATGTCCGGATTGCGGAAAATTAATGCTTGAAGTAAACGGGAAAAAAGGGAAGATGTTAGTATGTCAGGACCGCGAATGCGGACATCGTAAAAACATCTCAAAGGTAACAAACGCTAGATGTCCAAACTGTCATAAAAAGCTTGAATTACGCGGGCAAGGTGAAGGACAGATTTTTGTATGTAAATGTGGGCATCGTGAAAAGCTTTCAACCTTCCAAGAGAGAAGAAAGAAAAATGCAAACGGAAAAGTATCAAAACGTGAAGTCCAAAATTACATAAAAAAACAAAATGAAGAACCGGTGAATACTGCCTTAGCAGATGCTTTTGCAAAGTTGAATTTGAAGAAGTAA